In a single window of the Porites lutea chromosome 14, jaPorLute2.1, whole genome shotgun sequence genome:
- the LOC140924188 gene encoding LETM1 domain-containing protein 1-like, producing the protein MATMFGCRITEGYRVFTTCQRHIPQQVKFICVKQVGSIYHCLDSNQTTNFSTSSANSTRGDSRVQKFRKVVDTFVAGSKQLGKDVKLMFDIQKKLKNSNYNWDGLKTEEIIHLHQTRKDLLKSLPVVVAFFIPFLGYAVPLVAFLYPKQLLSRHYWQPHQWEKFALQDVRRRTRYYLPVVREVGRLALSHKANINRQSTDLMSTSVKVVNKQHPSNEELLSAVEFFKGELLSFDHLPRYHLKKLSQVWLISPWLPKRFMRARLKKLLQAIQKEDAAIKREGLESLNEQQLKDVCHSRGLDTSDVDPEALVMWLADWVELSNAAGDMDESFLAHCAIFKAINYNADKDVLISQRS; encoded by the exons ATGGCGACGATGTTCGGTTGTCGGATAACGGAAGGTTACCGTGTTTTCACAACTTGCCAGCGCCACATACCTCAACAAGTAAAGTTCATCTGTGTAAAACAAGTTGGAAGCATTTACCATTGCTTGGATAGTAATCAAACTACAAACTTTTCTACATCTTCTGCGAATTCAACAAGGGGAGATTCACGGGTTCAAAAATTTCGTAAAGTTGTCGACACTTTTGTTGCTGGAAGTAAACAGTTAGGCAAGGATGTGAAGCTTATGTTTGATATACAGAAGAAGTTGAAAAATAGTAATTACAACTGGGATGGTCtaaaaacagaggaaattatCCATTTACATCAG ACAAGGAAAGACCTTCTTAAGAGTTTGCCAGTTGTGGTAGCTTTCTTTATTCCATTCTTGGGCTATGCTGTTCCACTTGTAGC CTTCCTGTATCCTAAGCAGCTGCTATCCCGTCATTACTGGCAGCCACACCAATGGGAAAAGTTTGCTTTGCAGGATGTCAGAAGACGAACAAGATATTATCTTCCTGTTGTCAGAGAAGTTGGAAGGTTAGCCTTGAGTCACAAAGCAAACATTAACCGCCAATCAACAGATCTAATGTCTACTTCAGTTAAG GTTGTGAACAAGCAGCATCCTTCAAATGAAGAGCTTCTAAGTGCAGTGGAATTTTTTAAGGGAGAACTTCTCAGCTTTGATCACCTACCTCGCTACCATCTG AAAAAACTTAGTCAGGTCTGGCTTATTAGCCCATGGCTTCCAAAGAGATTTATGCGAGCTCGATTGAAGAAACTTTTACAAGCAATACAAAAAGAAGATGCTGCTATAAAGAGAGAAGGACTGGAGAGTCTTAATGAACAACAACTGAAAGAT GTATGTCACTCAAGAGGCCTGGACACTAGTGATGTTGACCCAGAGGCCCTGGTAATGTGGTTAGCTGATTGGGTGGAGCTATCAAATGCTGCAGGAG ACATGGATGAATCCTTTTTGGCCCACTGCGCCATTTTTAAGGCCATAAATTATAATGCTGACAAAGATGTCCTCATCAGTCAAAGAAGTTGA
- the LOC140924189 gene encoding uncharacterized protein isoform X2 — translation MSDKQQLLVLLIILGGSSLVTVAFECTAVKGYDGCACYVEKNNTKIYVNLLPLKENSSIPRFTVKDKDSWFISYSPCGVFSEFVNKTRPGVKSCVDVSVARWTNESVLSCESLGNDANSEFVSSVAGDVGGNVTANLTLKFRSRAAEHHSAVISLVCNETLPENETVFEYINTVNIPTDTYYLALTSKCCCPGKCGTPPALPTPPTKPTGLLITFNFFYFASIHNRWYLTGILTFPVETLGTQN, via the exons ATGTCGGATAAACAGCAGTTGTtagtacttttaattattttgggAGGAAGCAGTCTAGTGACGGTCGCATTTGAGTGTACTGCTGTCAAGGGTTATGATGGATGTGCTTGCTACGTGGAGAAAAATAACACGAAAATTTATGTAAACCTTCTGCCCCTCAAGGAAAATTCTTCCATACCAAG ATTTACAGTCAAAGATAAGGATTCATGGTTTATTTCCTACAGTCCATGTGGTGTATTTAGTGAGTTTGTAAACAAGACCCGGCCTGGTGTTAAATCATGTGTTGATGTCTCT GTTGCGAGATGGACAAATGAATCTGTCCTTAGCTGTGAAAGTCTGGGTAATGATGCAAATTCCGAGTTTGTTAGCTCTGTTGCAGGAGATGTTGGAGGGAATGTCACAGCAAACCTCACCTTAAAGTTTAG GAGCAGAGCTGCTGAACATCATTCTGCTGTTATTTCATTGGTGTGTAACGAAACTCTGCCAGAAAATGAGACAGTGTTTGAATACATTAACACAGTGAATATTCCCACTGACACATAT TATCTAGCATTAACAAGTAAATGCTGTTGTCCAGGAAAATGTGGAACTCCTCCGG CACTTCCTACTCCTCCAACCAAGCCAACAGGTCTGTTGatcacatttaattttttttattttgcatcaaTCCATA ATAGGTGGTATTTGACTGGTATTTTAACATTTCCTGTCGAAACTTTGGGCACCCAGAACTGA
- the LOC140924282 gene encoding uncharacterized protein, producing the protein MLYGLSTRNVLRARTFFNQDSLTTVTRGLRLFQTSLRRHENYSKSWLAKASNVISNKGEGLLKSSFKRTSGLVQAFDDLLGFSEVQEAQSSVKKAENDFMSTRSQVQATKMALYSVQERLREVRQKLDRVPRDDERYLALATEEHKILVEEKKMKTEHESLEALERDQFALLSGAVRNSHERERLRAERTKHWSVIGSIGGAALGILGSTVVNYIRLKQIKNSIKETGTALIEKTDELTDLVKSQDGENIGIQATELKEFFSTQNQLLEQKLEELEHVLNFVTLNLASEPLKEFGIHIQPPGANKNFGGGQPSGASQTKSNIKDIIKIVASKIDSVTAGMKINQRKMEDGFRALQLNLEKVENSVLQKEKSTTGMELMELNKSKNNQTLPARRVREAVIDEYLDNNYWWMKANTCTTIICTVLTATILIYEIVK; encoded by the exons ATGCTCTATGGTCTTTCTACTAGAAATGTGCTCCGTGCAAGGACATTTTTCAATCAAGATAGTTTGACGACTGTAACAAGAGGTCTTCGCCTATTTCAAACGAGCCTTCGCCGCCATGAAAATTACAGCAAATCATGGCTTGCTAAGGCTTCAAATGTTATTTCTAACAAGGGCGAAGGTTTGTTGAAAAGCTCGTTCAAAAGGACCAGTGGTCTTGTACAAGCTTTTGATGATCTGCTGGGGTTTTCCGAAGTTCAAGAGGCACAGTCCAGCGTCAAGAAAGCGGAGAATGATTTTATGAGTACTCGAAGTCAAGTGCAGGCAACGAAAATGGCGCTATACTCTGTTCAAGAAAGACTCCGAGAAGTACGTCAAAAATTAGACCGGGTTCCTCGTGATGACGAGCGTTATCTAGCACTGGCGACCGAAGAACACAAGATACTggttgaagaaaaaaagatgaagaCTGAACATGAAAGCTTGGAGGCACTGGAAAGAGATCAGTTTGCCCTGTTATCAGGAGCCGTCCGAAATTCCCATGAGAGAGAGCGACTAAGAGCAGAAAGGACCAAACACTGGTCTGTGATTGGGTCTATTGGAGGAGCAGCACTTG GCATTCTAGGTTCCACTGTTGTTAACTACATTCGCTTGAAGCAGATTAAAAACTCAATCAAAGAAACTGGAACTGCATTAATAGAAAAAACAGATGAACTTACAGACCTCGTAAAATCACAGGATGGGGAAAATATTGGAATCCAAGCAACTGAGCTGAAGGAGTTCTTTTCAACACAAAATCAGTTACTGGAACAAAAGCTTGAGGAATTAGAACATGTCTTGAATTTTGTTACTTTGAATTTAGCATCTGAGCCTCTTAAAGAATTTGGAATTCACATTCAACCTCCAGGTGCAAATAAAAACTTTGGTGGTGGACAACCTTCAGGTGCAAGTCAAACCAAAAGTAATATCAAGGATATAATTAAAATAGTTGCATCAAAAATTGATTCTGTCACTGCTGGaatgaaaataaatcaaagGAAAATGGAGGATGGTTTTAGGGCACTGCAGCTAAATCTGGAGAAAGTGGAGAATTCAGTacttcaaaaggagaaaagtacTACAGGAATGGAATTAATGGAGCTTAATAAATCAAAAAACAACCAAACTTTACCTGCTAGAAGAGTTAGAGAAGCTGTCATTGATGAATATTTGGACAATAATTACTGGTGGATGAAGGCCAACACTTGCACAACTATAATCTGCACAGTATTGACTGCAACTATTCTAATATATGAGATTGTCAAATAA
- the LOC140924189 gene encoding uncharacterized protein isoform X1, with amino-acid sequence MSDKQQLLVLLIILGGSSLVTVAFECTAVKGYDGCACYVEKNNTKIYVNLLPLKENSSIPRFTVKDKDSWFISYSPCGVFSEFVNKTRPGVKSCVDVSVARWTNESVLSCESLGNDANSEFVSSVAGDVGGNVTANLTLKFRSRAAEHHSAVISLVCNETLPENETVFEYINTVNIPTDTYYLALTSKCCCPGKCGTPPALPTPPTKPTGSLKTWEIIVIAAACVVVLVLIVVGMVWYYGKKKPGYEAV; translated from the exons ATGTCGGATAAACAGCAGTTGTtagtacttttaattattttgggAGGAAGCAGTCTAGTGACGGTCGCATTTGAGTGTACTGCTGTCAAGGGTTATGATGGATGTGCTTGCTACGTGGAGAAAAATAACACGAAAATTTATGTAAACCTTCTGCCCCTCAAGGAAAATTCTTCCATACCAAG ATTTACAGTCAAAGATAAGGATTCATGGTTTATTTCCTACAGTCCATGTGGTGTATTTAGTGAGTTTGTAAACAAGACCCGGCCTGGTGTTAAATCATGTGTTGATGTCTCT GTTGCGAGATGGACAAATGAATCTGTCCTTAGCTGTGAAAGTCTGGGTAATGATGCAAATTCCGAGTTTGTTAGCTCTGTTGCAGGAGATGTTGGAGGGAATGTCACAGCAAACCTCACCTTAAAGTTTAG GAGCAGAGCTGCTGAACATCATTCTGCTGTTATTTCATTGGTGTGTAACGAAACTCTGCCAGAAAATGAGACAGTGTTTGAATACATTAACACAGTGAATATTCCCACTGACACATAT TATCTAGCATTAACAAGTAAATGCTGTTGTCCAGGAAAATGTGGAACTCCTCCGG CACTTCCTACTCCTCCAACCAAGCCAACAG GCTCCCTCAAAACCTGGGAGATAATAGTGATTGCTGCTGCATGTGTGGTAGTTCTTGTGCTGATTGTTGTTGGAATGGTGTGGTACTACGGTAAAAAGAAACCTGGATATGAAGCAGTTTAG
- the LOC140924541 gene encoding uncharacterized protein encodes MAKARRGTKKSVVAKRKKAASKRSAKRLALTNQTVYNAIAALKDRKGSSAKAVLAYLKSQNATKAVSPLQVKVALARGVKSRALIKSGASFKLRQVSTPKPKAKKAARLTRSRSRSRSRSASRTRSSKSRSRSRSRSRSRSRSKSPGRKSVKTVTKAKKVVKKVTKKRKARRGKAEAKRRLTPKRSKKVARKVNKKAAAPRKIRRRRRRSARK; translated from the coding sequence ATGGCCAAGGCTCGCCGTGGTACCAAGAAATCTGTTGTAGCCAAAAGAAAGAAGGCCGCTAGCAAGAGATCAGCCAAGCGCCTGGCTCTTACAAATCAGACGGTATACAATGCCATCGCAGCCTTGAAAGACCGCAAGGGATCAAGCGCCAAAGCCGTTTTGGCTTATCTCAAATCCCAAAATGCAACAAAAGCAGTGTCACCTCTGCAAGTAAAAGTTGCTTTGGCAAGAGGTGTGAAATCAAGGGCGCTTATAAAGAGTGGCGCTTCCTTCAAGCTTCGTCAAGTGTCAACTCCAAAGccaaaagcaaagaaagcagCGAGGCTGACGAGATCCCGATCACGATCCCGCTCGAGGTCAGCTTCAAGAACCCGCTCCAGCAAGTCCCGATCGCGTTCTCGTTCGCGATCCCGCTCTCGATCACGATCTAAGAGCCCAGGCAGGAAGTCGGTGAAGACAGTCACTAAAGCTAAGAAGGTAGTCAAGAAGGTTACCAAAAAGCGCAAGGCCAGGCGTGGAAAAGCCGAGGCCAAGAGACGCCTCACCCCAAAAAGAAGCAAGAAGGTCGCACGCAAAGTAAATAAGAAGGCTGCCGCACCACGAAAAATCCGCAGAAGGCGCCGACGATCTGCGCGCAAGTGA
- the LOC140925232 gene encoding uncharacterized protein, translated as MDDKGIQVAIGSKRRKINAGSQTTTLENPKEERATQCGMSLTGSYGRNCEHRKWQYDNLVARMQDKEMLVHWLMDEGLMAKERSCPMCAGEMSLTRCEDRSDGLKWECRKQVNGKRHKAEVSIRKGSWFEKSKMTLEEILKLTYWWCQDLDQAQIKHEVGLAESTGVDWDSFCREVCEITLLENSDKLGGKGKVVQIDESKFGKRKYHRGHHVKGQWVFGGIEEDSRKCFLVAVEKRDEQTLLPIIQKWIEPGTIIVSDCWKAYSKLETHGYEHRTVNHSVEFVNKDGHHTNKIEGHWRHAKCKLPKFGVRKHLFSTYLAEFIWRYMHRDEDLFSVFLNDVKKVYATSTTKR; from the coding sequence ATGGACGATAAAGGAATACAAGTTGCAATAGGATCAAAACGTAGAAAAATCAATGCTGGTAGTCAAACAACAACATTAGAAAATCCAAAAGAGGAACGTGCGACGCAGTGTGGAATGTCTCTCACAGGGAGCTATGGTCGCAACTGCGAACACAGGAAGTGGCAATACGACAACCTGGTAGCGCGAATGCAGGACAAAGAAATGCTGGTACACTGGTTAATGGATGAAGGGCTGATGGCGAAGGAACGTTCGTGTCCGATGTGTGCTGGAGAAATGAGTTTGACGAGGTGCGAGGATCGATCGGATGGTTTGAAGTGGGAATGCAGAAAGCAAGTTAACGGTAAAAGACACAAGGCAGAAGTATCGATTAGGAAAGGAAGCTGGTTCGAGAAGAGCAAGATGACCTTAGAAGAAATTTTGAAGTTGACATATTGGTGGTGCCAGGATCTTGATCAGGCGCAAATAAAACATGAAGTAGGCCTTGCTGAAAGCACTGGGGTGGATTGGGACAGCTTCTGTCGCGAAGTTTGCGAAATCACTCTACTGGAAAACAGTGACAAACTCGGCGGAAAAGGAAAAGTCGTACAGATCGACGAAAGTAAATTTGGCAAGAGGAAATACCACCGAGGTCATCACGTCAAAGGCCAGTGGGTCTTTGGGGGAATCGAGGAAGACAGCAGGAAATGTTTCCTGGTGGCAGTGGAAAAACGGGACGAACAAACACTACTGCCCATCATCCAAAAATGGATTGAACCTGGAACTATTATTGTTTCTGATTGCTGGAAAGCGTACTCGAAACTTGAGACACATGGTTATGAACACCGAACAGTTAATCACTCAGTAGAATTTGTGAACAAAGACGGTCACCATACCAATAAAATTGAAGGTCATTGGAGGCATGCAAAGTGTAAACTACCTAAGTTTGGCGTTCGAAAGCATCTTTTCTCAACATATTTGGCGGAATTTATTTGGAGGTACATGCACCGCGATGAAGACTTGTTTAGTGTATTTTTGAATGATGTAAAGAAAGTGTATGCCACCAGTACAACAAAGCGTTAA